In Granulicella mallensis MP5ACTX8, the sequence TCCGGGCAAACTGCTGGTGTCGTTCGCGGCCTCGGTCAAGACCCGCGCCATTGAAGACGCTGCCGGTGCGGAGATCGCGGTGGTACGCGCCATGCCCAATACCCCGTCGATGGTCGGCGCGGGCATTGCCGCTCTCTGCCGGGGCAGGTTTGTCACGGACGAACAACTGCGCATCGCCGAACAGATCTTCGCGACCGTCGGACGTACCGTCGTCGTCGATGAAAAGCACATGGACGCTGTAACGGGCCTCTCCGGCTCCGGACCAGCCTTCCTGTACATCATCATCGAGGCCCTTGCCGAAGCGGGCGTCAACGTCGGTCTGCCCCGCGACATCGCAACCCAACTGGCCGCACAGACCACCTACGGCGCGGCCAAGATGGTGCTCGAGACCGGCTCCCATCCCGCGCTGCTCAAGGATGAGGTCACCACCCCTGCCGGTTGCACCGTCGACGGCATCCTCGAACTGGAAGAGGGTGGCCTGCGCGTGACACTTATCAAGGCCGTTAAACGCGCAACGCAACGAGCTCGTGAGCTCGCGAACAGCTAAGCGCACTATCATCGAAACATGAGCGGAATCGTACGTGCGTTGCGCAACGGGCGCGGCCTCACAGCCTATGCGTGGTGTGTGCTGGCCTTCATGGTCCTCGTCGTCCTGGAGGGCGCCATCGTGCGTGCCACAGGCTCCGGCGCTGGTTGCGGCAATCACTGGCCGCTGTGCAACGGTGACTTCTTTCCCCATCACCCACGGCTGGCTACGATCATCGAATACACGCATCGGTCGATGACCGGCTTCTGCTCTACGATGGTTGCGATCCTGATCGCCTGGGTCTTCTTCGCTCGGTCCAAGGGCGATCGCGCGCGAAGAGCCGCGGTCTGGGTTGGAGTTTTGCTGTTGACCGAAGCCCTGCTGGGCGCGGTGCTGGTGAAAGGCGGCTATGTCGAGACCAATGCCTCGAACGCCCGCGTCTTCATGCAGTGCATCCACTTCACCAATACGATGCTGCTGATCGCCGCACTGACCCTCACGGTCTGGTGGCTACGTGTTAGGTCCGGCTTCGAGTCCAGACTCGCACCGGAGGCCAGAAGCCTGGCGTGGCTCTCTATCGTGGCTACGCTGGTGGTAGGCGCAACGGGCTCTGTGGCCGCACTTGCCGACACGCTCTTTCCCTCCCCCTCCGTCCTCGCGGGTCTGGCCGATGACTTCGCAGCAGCAGCGCCGCTGATGGTGCGTATGCGCTGGCTGCATCCTGCCGCCGCCTTGGTCGGCGTTGTCTGTGTTGCGTGGCTCTACCTGCGAGTTCGATCGAAGGCCGCGCGCTGGGTGATGGCACTGCTCGTATTGCAAATCGTGCTTGGCGTAGGGGACGTACTTCTTCTCGCGCCAACATGGATGCAGGTGTTGCACCTGCTTGGCGCGGACCTTTATTGGATCGCGTTGATCGCGCTGGGTGCGGATATCATCGCGCCACAACGAAGTTAAAGCGGCTGCAACGCTTAGCTTTTGCCTTTCTTGTTTGTCATTCCGAGCGCAGCGAGCGAATCTGCTTCCTCCCGTTCTTTGGTCGTATCACCCAAAAGCCGGTGGCCAGGACCGACGTCGCTTGATCGGGCTAGCCACTGTGGTGGCGCAGGCGAAAAACGGGAGGAAGCAGATTCGCTCGCTACGCTCGGAATGACAAACAAGAAAAGCAAAGGCAAGAGCAAAGATACTGCCACAGCTCTACTCAAACTGGCTCAAACACACTTCTCATCGGCCAGCGAAAGATGCTTGTCCAACGCATCGATCCCCCGATCAAGCTCCTCTTTGGTCACAATCAACGGTGGCGCAATGACAAAGTGGCTCACCCACGCCTGGATCGCAACGCCGTCGGCAAACATCTTGCCCGCAATCTGATCGACGAGCAGCGGCGCACCCGAGACCTTATCGGTATAGGTGTTGAATGGCTCCTTCGTCTCGCGGTTCTTGACGAGATCCACCGCCCAGAACAGGCCCTTACCCCGTACCTCGCCGATGCTGCGATGCTTCTCTTTCAAAGCCCGCAACTTCGATTCGACATAAGGCGCCAGTTCAGCGGCACGGTCGACGAGGTTCAAACGCTGCATCTCGTGGATCGTGGCGACCGCGGGAGCGAGCGTCATCGGATGCGCCTCATAGGTGTGCCCATGCGCAAAGTAGTGGTCGAGGAAGAAATCGCCGATCTTCTCCGAGGTTGCACAGAGTCCCAGAGGTACATACGCAGAGGTGATGCCCTTCGCCGTAACCAGAATGTCCGGGGTCACTCCCCAGTGCTCGACGGCAAACCACTTGCCCGTACGGCCCCAGCCGGTCATTACTTCGTCGGCGATCATTAGCACGCCGTTCTCATCGCAGATCTTCCGCAGCTTCGGGAAGTATTCGTCCGGCGGAACGAGGACGCCGTTCGTTCCCACGATCGGCTCCAGCAACACCGCGGCCACATCCGACTCATTCCGAATCATGTGCTCGATGTAGTCAGCACAGGCGACGCCGCACTGCGGATAGGTATGCTTCATCGGGCACCGATAGCAGTTGACCTCCGGGCCAAAGACGACGCCCGGCCCCTTACCGCCCGGCTCCATCGCCCAGCGGCGCGGATCGCCGGTCGCTGCAATGCTTCCCGACGTCGAGCCATGATAGGAGCGGTAGCGTGCGATGATCTTCGACTTGCCCGTATACATGCGGGCAATCTTGAACGCGGCCTCATTGGCCTCCGTGCCGGAGGTCGTGAAGAAGAACTTGTTGATCCCCTCGGGCAAGACCTCAAGTAACAGCTTCGAGAGTTCGGCCCGCGTCGCGGTTGCATAACCCGGCATGGCGTAGGGCAACTCACGAGCCTGCTGCGCGATGGATTCCACTACCACCGGATTCTTGTGGCCCAGGTTGACGCACATCAACTGCGACGAGAAGTCGAGGTAGCGCTTGCCCGCGCCGTCGATGATGTAGCAGTCCTCAGCGTCGGCGATGTGCACGGGGTTCCAGCTCTTCTGGAAACGCCAGGTGCCATAGTTCAGGCGGCGGGTAAGATCGACGATCTCTTCAGAGGTCATGCCGTGCATGTTTTGCGGAAGCGTATCGGTAGGGCTCATACATTGCCTTTCGTGTCAGTGAGTGCGAGCGGCAGACGCCGGGCATGACCCAGCATCAGTAGATAATAAAGTCCGCCGGACAGGAAAAACCCGACGAACCAGGCGTAGTCATAGAGAAACGCGATCTGAGGAACGAACCGCCCGATCAGCGCCACCGTTACCCCTAAGATAAGCGCGATCAGGGCGACGGGATTGAAACCATTCTTGTACTCGTAGATTCCCCCGCGACGATAGAGCGAGTATGTATCAAGCTGCTTGTGGCGCACGAGAAAGTAATCGACGACCATGATGCCTGCAACCGGGCCAAGCAGTCCCGAATAACCCACCAGCCAGCCGAACACATAACTGCCGAACGTCGCCATCAGCTTCCAGGGCATCATCGCGAGTCCGAGGAACCCCGTAATCAGCCCACCGGTACGAAAGCTGATCAGCCGAGGCGCGAGGTTCGAGAAGTCGTTCGACGGCCCGACCACGTTAGCGCCGATATTCACGTTCATCGTCGCAATCAACAGTCCCACCAGGCCGAGCAGCGCGATCCACGGTTGATGAAACTTGCCCAGCAGCGTCACCGGATTCCATATTGGCTCGCCAAACACCACCGTCGAGGCGGAGGTCACGGCGATCCCCACAAACGAGTACAGGGTCATCGCCACCGGCAACCCGAAGGCTTGCCCCGCAATCTGTGAGTCCTGGCTCTTCGCATACCTTGTGAAGTCCGGGATATTCAGCGACACCGTAGCCCAGTATCCGACCATCGCCGTAAGCGAGGGAAAGAAGAAGTGCCAGAACCCGGCATGCGTCGCAAACTTACTGGGAGCCGCCAGCATTGGCCCAAAGCCGCCCGCGCGATGCAGCATGTATCCCAGCAGCACCAGCGACAGAATCAGCATCAAGGGCGCGGAGAAACTCTGCAGGAACCGGATCGACTCCACCCCCCGCCATACCACCAGCATATTGAGAGCCCAGAACCCTAGAAAGCATAGCCACGTCACGCTCGGCATATGCTCGGCCCGTGGCCACAACACCACGACCATCGCCGCAATCGCCTGTCCGCCGATCCACGATTGAATCCCGAACCAGCCGCACGCGACGATCGCACGCAGCATCGCCGGGATATTCGCCCCCACCGGCCCGAAGGAGGCTCGTACAAAGACCGGGAACGGAATGCCGTACTTCGCTCCCGCATGGGCATTCAGCAGCATAGGAATGAGGACAATCAGATTGCCCAACAGGATCGTACCCACCGCCTGTTTCCAGTTCATCCCGCCGGCGATCAATGACGCCGCCAGCATGTAGGTCGTCACCTCCATCGACATGGAGAACCACAGAGCGATGTAGTTATACGTGCTCCAGGTACGCTGCGAGGGCTCCGTCGGCGCAAGGTCTGCGTTGTACAGGCGTGGATCGGGCGCAAACTCCGCCCCCATCTGATCGCTGTCCAATACGGCCCTCGTAACGGTTGGAATCAAGCAAACCCTCCGGCATTCGCCTCGCGCCGCACAAATCGTCCTCGTCCGGTCGCGCCCAGAAACTTCCCGGGCTGTACGGTATTGTCGACCACGAGCTCTCCACGGGAGAACACCTTTGCGGCGTTGCCCTGCACCTTCCAACCTTCAAACATGGAGTAGTCGGTGGCCATGCACTGCGTCGCCGCCGAGATGGTGTACTCCGCCTTCGGGTCCCAGAGCAGAATGTCAGCGTCCAGCCCCGGAGCGATGGTGCCCTTCTGCTTGCCCATGCCAAAGATACGAGCCGGTGCCGTGCAGCAGAGCTCGACGAACTTCTCCTGCGTGATGCGTCCGGCATTCACGCCAAAATGCCACAGGATCTGCAAGCGGTTTTCGATACCCGGACCGCCGTTTGGAATCTTCGTAAAGTTACCGCGCCCGAGTTCCTTCTGATCGGCAAAGCGGAAGGGACAATGGTCGGTCGAAACAACCGAGAGCGATCCCTCCACAAGCGCCTTCCACAGCGGAGCCTGATGCCGTTTTTCGCGGAGCGGTGGCGTGAAGACGAACTTCGCCTCCTCCCAGCTCTTGCCGGGCATCTGGTCTTCGAGAGAGAGCACCAGGTACTGCGT encodes:
- the proC gene encoding pyrroline-5-carboxylate reductase, with the translated sequence MTSNNAELRVAILGTGKMGGILLQGFLKAGFLKPEQIFATVAHEARAQALSSQLGITVTTDNLEAAQKADVILLGVKPFQIADVVHQIKPALTPGKLLVSFAASVKTRAIEDAAGAEIAVVRAMPNTPSMVGAGIAALCRGRFVTDEQLRIAEQIFATVGRTVVVDEKHMDAVTGLSGSGPAFLYIIIEALAEAGVNVGLPRDIATQLAAQTTYGAAKMVLETGSHPALLKDEVTTPAGCTVDGILELEEGGLRVTLIKAVKRATQRARELANS
- a CDS encoding COX15/CtaA family protein → MSGIVRALRNGRGLTAYAWCVLAFMVLVVLEGAIVRATGSGAGCGNHWPLCNGDFFPHHPRLATIIEYTHRSMTGFCSTMVAILIAWVFFARSKGDRARRAAVWVGVLLLTEALLGAVLVKGGYVETNASNARVFMQCIHFTNTMLLIAALTLTVWWLRVRSGFESRLAPEARSLAWLSIVATLVVGATGSVAALADTLFPSPSVLAGLADDFAAAAPLMVRMRWLHPAAALVGVVCVAWLYLRVRSKAARWVMALLVLQIVLGVGDVLLLAPTWMQVLHLLGADLYWIALIALGADIIAPQRS
- a CDS encoding aminotransferase family protein; translated protein: MSPTDTLPQNMHGMTSEEIVDLTRRLNYGTWRFQKSWNPVHIADAEDCYIIDGAGKRYLDFSSQLMCVNLGHKNPVVVESIAQQARELPYAMPGYATATRAELSKLLLEVLPEGINKFFFTTSGTEANEAAFKIARMYTGKSKIIARYRSYHGSTSGSIAATGDPRRWAMEPGGKGPGVVFGPEVNCYRCPMKHTYPQCGVACADYIEHMIRNESDVAAVLLEPIVGTNGVLVPPDEYFPKLRKICDENGVLMIADEVMTGWGRTGKWFAVEHWGVTPDILVTAKGITSAYVPLGLCATSEKIGDFFLDHYFAHGHTYEAHPMTLAPAVATIHEMQRLNLVDRAAELAPYVESKLRALKEKHRSIGEVRGKGLFWAVDLVKNRETKEPFNTYTDKVSGAPLLVDQIAGKMFADGVAIQAWVSHFVIAPPLIVTKEELDRGIDALDKHLSLADEKCV
- a CDS encoding NCS1 family nucleobase:cation symporter-1 — its product is MIPTVTRAVLDSDQMGAEFAPDPRLYNADLAPTEPSQRTWSTYNYIALWFSMSMEVTTYMLAASLIAGGMNWKQAVGTILLGNLIVLIPMLLNAHAGAKYGIPFPVFVRASFGPVGANIPAMLRAIVACGWFGIQSWIGGQAIAAMVVVLWPRAEHMPSVTWLCFLGFWALNMLVVWRGVESIRFLQSFSAPLMLILSLVLLGYMLHRAGGFGPMLAAPSKFATHAGFWHFFFPSLTAMVGYWATVSLNIPDFTRYAKSQDSQIAGQAFGLPVAMTLYSFVGIAVTSASTVVFGEPIWNPVTLLGKFHQPWIALLGLVGLLIATMNVNIGANVVGPSNDFSNLAPRLISFRTGGLITGFLGLAMMPWKLMATFGSYVFGWLVGYSGLLGPVAGIMVVDYFLVRHKQLDTYSLYRRGGIYEYKNGFNPVALIALILGVTVALIGRFVPQIAFLYDYAWFVGFFLSGGLYYLLMLGHARRLPLALTDTKGNV